ACCTGCTTCTGGCCTTTGAGGGTGAGCAGGGGGATGCTGCGTGCGGCGAGGGCCTTGGAGTCGATGTGATCGGCGCCGGTGGTGGCGGTGGCGATGAGCTTCAGATGCACGGCGGTGTCCAGCTCTGCCTGACGCAGGGGCACCTTCATGGAGGCATCGAGAATGGCGTGCACCTGAGGGAGCAGGGGCAGCACGGCGGCGGGGGTGGTCTCCGGGGCGAGGACCTGCCAGCCTGCGCCGAGGGTGGTGGTGACGGCGGCGGTGCCAGAGGCGGGACCGAGATAGAGGGCGGAGAGGACGGTGGACATGGATTAATCCAATGGTTTTACCACGGTGATGCCGTCGCGGGTCATTTTTTCCGAGCGCTTCTTGAGCCAGTTTCTGAAGCTGCGCTTTTTCCAGCTGCGGATGAATTTGGAGACAAAGTCCTGACCCTGCGGAGGGCAGGGGCGTGGCGAGGCGCTCAGCGGCACGTTTTCACGCTTGAAGAAGTCCAGGGTGGAGGGTTTCCAGAAAAGGCCCTTGATGGACTCCTGGTAGGTCAAGAGCGGCGTGCCTTGCGGGCCGATGTAATAGTGACCGCTGTGGTCTTCGCGGGCGAGCTGCTTGGCCCTGCTTTCCGCCTGCCAGATGTTCATGCCGGGGGCATTGGCGACGGCCTGCAACTGAGAGGCGCTCCACATGGTGGCGTTGAGGCCGACGCAGGGCGGGTCTGGCAGGATGGCGTGCCAGGTGGTGCCGGGGACGGGGGTGCCGTGCTTTCTAAACTGATCAAGGCCGAGGTAGCGGGCGCCGAGCTGGCGGAAGCGCTGCACGGCTTCCAGCACGTCTCGGGTGATGACGGGCTGGTTGAGGAAGAAGTCGTCCAGCAGCATCAAGAGCACATCTCCCGGGACCTGCGGCAGGGCGGCGCGGAGGTTGTCCCCCCACTGATGATCGTCTCCCACCTTGATGGTGTGGACGCGTGGATCGTCGTAGCTGAGGTGATTGGACAGCAGGTAGATCGGCGCGGGAATGTCGGGCCAGTACTTGAAGAGGAAGTGGAAGAAGTAGGGCCAGGTGTCAGAGTAGAAATCGCACGAGGGCACGACGAGCGTGAAGGCGCTGTCCTGCGGAGTATCTGTCATGGTGGCGCGGAAGGGTTACTCAATGACGCAGTAGCAGGTGCGCGAGGTGTAGGGCAGGCGGCGCAGGGAGATGTTTCCGAGGCCGAGAGCTTCCATGACGGCGAGTGTCTCGCCGGGGGTGGCGTGCTCGTTGAGTTCGTCGAAGCCGAGCACGCTGCCTTTGGTGAGGCGGGGCTTGAGCAGTTCGAGGCACTTTTTGGTGGGGGCGTAGAGATCGAGATCGAAGTAGGCCAGCGCGACGATGGTCTCCTGATGCTGCTCGAGATAAACGGGGAGGGTTTCGCAGACGTCTCCCTGAACGAGTTCGAATTTGCGGATGTGGCTGAGGGGATTTTCCGCCTCATGGAATTCCAGGATCTTGGTGAGGTATTCCTTGTAGCCGTCGGTGACGGAGTAGCCGCCTTGGCGCATGATGCCGCCGTCGCCGTCCTGGTTTGCGGTGTGGGGGAAACCGGCGAAGGTGTCGAAGGCGATGATTTTGCGATGACGATGGAAGGGCTCGTAGATGCCGCGCAGGGCGGCAAAGGTGGCGACGTTCTGACCCCAGCGGGTGCCGAACTCCATCACGACGCCTGGGAGCTCGACGATCTTCTGGTAGATGAAGTCCATGAACTTCAGGCGCGCCCAGGTCTTGGAGCTGAGGAAGAGGCCCATGTTGTCCATGCGCTCCTCCGGCGGGATGGGGCAGTTTTCGATGAGGCTGGTCATCGCCTTGCGGCGTTCACGCTCATCGGCGGAGGCGAAATTGACGACGTTGAATGAATCGCTCATGGAATGGCTTTAGGGAAACACTGATTTAACACCGCGAGAGATTGGAAGACCGCAGAGAATACATTCAGAGTCTGAGTTTTGTGACGTGCAATTCTGTGCAGTGAGTTTTGTTCAGCGCTTTCTCAGCGGTTGGGGGACCAGACGATGAGCGAGTGGCCTTCGATGAAGAAGCTGCCGCTGTGGACGCGCTGCTTGCGGTGGATGGTGAGCCTGCCTTCGCGTTCGAGTTCTTCGAGGCGCGGCAGGTAACCGCGGAGGTAGTTGCGCTTGTTGGAGTACAAGACGGAGAGCTGGTCGTGGAGGTCGTCTTTTTCGAGGACTTCGTCGATGGGCTCAAAGTGGACGACGAGCTCCGGCTTTTTGCGCAGCATGAACTGGATGAACTCCTCATGGCGGGGGCCGACCTGCTCCAGGGCGGCGACGCTGTAGGCGACGCTGTTTGGCAGGAACTCCAGCGTTTCGTCGGGGTGGTAGAAGTCGAAGTTGCGGCCTTCGAGGTTTGGGTCGATGCCGCTGGCGGCCATGCCATTGAGGATTTTCTGCGAGGCGGTGGTCCAGTCGAGGCCGACGAGACGGGCGGTGGGATTGATCTTGCGGGCGCGCAGCAGGTGGTAGCCAGGGCCGCAGCCGAATTCATAGATGCCGGCGGCGTCCTTCATGTAGCGCTCCATGGCGTACTCGACGAGGAGGCAGATGATGCGGTAGTCGAAGGATTCGGAGACTGGACGCACCCAGCGGCGACGCCAGCGTACGATGGGGTGCTTGCCAAAGTAGAGAGGCACAGCGGCATCAGGATTGCCGGTTTTGCAGAAGATGTCGAAGTTTTCGCCCCAGCCGCGCTCCCAGTCGCCGATGCGGTGCTCGCCAGCGACTTTGATTTCGGGATTCACCAGCGCGCGGACGGCTTCGAGAATGTATTGGTCGCGTTCCTGGGGGGTGATTTCGGTGAAGCGCAGATCGAATTCGGCGAGGCGCTGTTTGAGGCGCTCGCTGACCGGCTCGCCCAGGATGGCTTCGAGGTCGGCGGGCTGGATGGTTTGGACGGTCATTGGCGGATGTTGGGATAGTTGGCCTTGAACCACTCGACGCTTTTTTCGATGCCTTCGTCGAGGGGGGTGAACTGGAAGTCGGGGAGGTAGCGGCGGAGCTTGGTGGTGTCGGAGGGCTTGCGGAACTGGCCATCGGGCTTGGTGGGGTCCCAGATGATCTTGCCGGTGAACTTCATCTTATCCGCGACGATTTCGACGAGCTCCTTGATGCTGCGCTCGATGCCGGAGGAGAAGATGATGGGATCTTCTTCGCGGTAGTGCTCCAGCGCCCAGAGGGCGAGCCGGGCGATGTCGTCGACATAAACGAACTCACGGAGGGGGGCGCCGCTGCCCCAGGCCGGGAGGTCAGCGCCTTCCTGCTGGCGCAGGAAGCAGCGGTGAATGAGGGAGGGGATGACGTGGCCGCCTTCCAGCGCGAAGTCGTCGCAGGGGCCGTACATGTTGGTGGGGATGGCGACGATGAAGTCGCAGTTCCATTCCTTGCGGTAGGCGGAGCTCTGAACCTCGAGCATGCGCTTGGCATAGGCGTAGCCAAAGTTGGAGGGATGAGGTGCGCCGTTGTGAAGGTTTGTCTCCTTGAGCGGGTATTCCGTCTTGTCTGGAAACACGCAGGTGGACATGAAAGAAATGAGGCGCTTCACGCCGGTTTTACGGGCGGCTTCCAGGACGTTGAGGTTGATCAGGATGTTGTGCCGGAAGTATTCGCCGGAGTGCACGCTGTTGCTGCCGATGCCGCCCACCACGGCCGCGCAGTGGATGACGTACTCGGGCTTGTGGGTGCGGAAGAGGGCGGCGGTGGCCTCAAAGTTGGTCAAATCAGCATCTTCACGAGTCAGATACACCGCACCTTCCTCGCCCAGGAGACGGCGAAGCGAGGAGCCCAACATGCCGGCGCTGCCGGTGACGAGATAACGAGCCATAGATCAATCACGCAGCCGCTGGTTGTTCCCGGCGGTGCCATGCGATGGTTCTACGAAGTCCCTCGTCAAAGTCAACGTATTTAAGGGGGCCGAACTCCCGCTCGTACAGGCCCATATCCAAGCCTACTTCAGCAGGTGCTCCTTCGAGCGGCCGGGCTGTTTCCGGCAGGCGGACCGGGACACCGAGCTGGGCACCGATTTTTTCCGCCACTTCGCGGATGAGCAGCACGCCCCTGCCGCCCACGTTGTAGATGGGCTCCCTGCCTTCCAGCACGGCGCGCAGCATGATGCGCACGGCATCTGGCGCGTAGCAGTAGATGCGGCGGGCATCGCCATGATCCATCATGGTGATCTGTCCCTGCCGGAGGGCTTTTTCGATGAAGGTGTAAAGCACGCGGCGGTCATGGGAATGAGCGCCGGGGCCATAGGCAAGGGCGAGGCGTCCGGAAACGGCATGAATGCCGCTGGCGCGCGCTGCATTGCAGGCGGCCTCTCCGCAGCGCTTGCCCTCGATATAGCAGGCGCGGGGATGGGTGGTGTTGGTGGTGCCGATGCGGTCTTCGCTATTGGGCTCGCCAGCGGGGAGGCCGACGTAGAGCTCGCTCGTGCTGACGAACAAGAAACGCCCGCCGGAAGGGACCTTGTCCAGCAGATCGAGCGTGGCTTCGGTGTTGAGGCGGATGGTTTTGCCGGGGTTTTCCAAGAAGCGCCCTGGCTGGCCGTAGCCGGCGGCATGCAGGATGACCTCCGCCTCGTCCAGGCTGCGGCGAAACGTGGGGTCGGTGAGGTCTCCGCGGCGGATCGAGATCTGCGGATGATCGAGCATCTCGGCGATCACACCGGTCACCGGGCTTTGAAAGGTCACCTGAAGGCGCAGTTTGGAGCCTTCGTCGATGAGGCGGCGAAAAGCGGCGGCCATGTGAATGCCCACGACGCCCGAGGCACCGGTGAGGAGCACGCGGCAGTCCTGCAGGGGTTCGCGGGGGACGCCCTCAAGGGCGATGCCGGCATCTTCGTGGAAATAGGAACTAGACATGGAGGAGCTCGTCGTAGCGGGCGCGGATGTCCGCGGGAAGCAGGCCGCAGGCGCGGTCGTGGTAATCGGCGTGGCCGTAGGAGGTGAGGAACTGGCGAGGCACGCCCATGCTGCTGAGTGCGATGCGTTTGCCACGCAGGGCCTGTGTGATGCTGGCGGTCAAAGTGCCTTCGTAAAACGGCTCCACGCAAAGGATGCGTCCATCTCCGGCGTGCTGCTGGAGGGTGGAGGCATCGAACGGGGTCACTGTGGTGTAGTAGAGGATGGTGGCGTCGGTGCCGTCGAGGGCTTCGAGCACACGATCGAGGAAGGGGCCGACCGTGACGACTGTGGGGCCTTTGCCGCTGCGAATGACTTCGGCTTTGCCAAAGGTCACAGGAAGAGCGCTGCGATTGGAGCGCTCGGAGAGGCGGTAATAGGTGGGGTGACCGCTGGCGTAGGTCTGGGACATGAGGGCGTCCAGCTCGGACGGATGTCCCGGCACGATGATCTCCACACCGGGCACGGCTTGCATGAGGGACACATCCCCGGGGCAGTGGTGCGAGCAGCCGAGGGCCGCATAGTCGTAGGAACCGCCGACGGAGACGAAATTGCCGCCGAGCTGCTGGTAGCCAAAGTCCACCTTGATCTGCTCGAAGGCGCGTTCGACGACGAAAGGCGCGATGCTGTGAAAGAGCGGGATGAAGCCTTCTTTGGCGAGACCCGCGGCGACGCTGACGGTGGCCTGCTCGAGAATGCCGATGTTGAGGACCCGCTGCGGGTGTTTTTTGAATGCGTTGCGGAAGGCGAAGACGCCGATGTCTCCGAGGAGGACGACGACGCGCTCGTCTTCGTCCAGGAGACGTTCCGTGGTGGTGACAAACTGCTTTCTCATGTCAGTTGGGCCAGCAATGCCTCCAGTTCTTCCGCCTTGGGGGCCTTGTGATGCCAGGCTGGATTGTTTTCCATTTCTTTGCAGCCATGTCCTTTGATGGTGTTGGCGATGATGGCGCGCGGCACGCTGCCGCCACGAGGTTCGAGAGCGGCGCGGATCTGCTCATGGTCATGGCCGTCGATCTCGGTGGTTTCCCAGCCAAAGGAGCGGAACTTGGCGCTCAGGTCGCCAAGCATGAGTGCGCGGTCGCCAGAGTGGTTGTAATCCACGATGCAGGTGAAATTGCCGAGCTGGTGGTGAGCTGCAAGGAGGGCGGCCTCCCAGACGGCCCCTTCATTGCATTCGCCATCGCCCACGATGCAAACGACGCGAGAATCGGAGGCGCGGATTTTCAAACCGAGGGCCATGCCTGCGGCCATCGGCATGCCGTGGCCGAGGGAGCCGGTGGAGGCCTCCACGCCGGGGACTTTACGTGAGTCGGGGTGGCCGCCGAGTCTGCCGCTGGAGGAGGCGAAGGTGTTCAGCTCCTCTTTGGGGAAGAATCCGCGCTCTGCCAGGATGCCGTAGATGCCGAGGGAGGCGTGTCCTTTGCTCAGCACAAAGCGGTCGCGCTGCGGGTCCTGCGGCCGGGCCGGGTCGTGGCGGAGGATGCCGTGATAAAGCACATAAAGGATGTCGAGAATGGAAAAAGCGCTCGCGATATGCCCCTCCCCGGCGGTGCTGGCCGCGCGGATGATGTTTTCACGAATGCCTCGAATTTGGGCTTCTATACCAGGTTGATTCACTGTGGCGGATACAAAGCCAGCGTCTTTCATGCGGCAAGACGAAATCGCGACTGAATGGCTGAGGTGACCTCGGCCACGGAGATGGCGCTCATGCATTTGACGATCTGGGTCTTGTCGCAGGCGAGCTCGGCACCACGCACGGCGATGCAGGCGCAGTCGCGGTGGAGGACGGTGTGCTGGTCGCCAAAGGGCCGCCAGCGCCTGACCTGGGAGGGGCCGAAGAGGATGAAGGCGGGCACGCCCACGGCGGAGGCCATGTGGGAGGGGGCGGAGTCCATGCCAAAGAAGAAGCGGGCCTGACGCATGAAAGCGGCGAGGTGGCGCAGGCGCATGTCTCCGAGGCGGGAGAGGCAGGGCTGGCGCACGAGGCTGACGATATTGCGCGCGCGTTTAAGTTCGTCGTTGGAAGGGCCGCAGGTGACCACGGGCTGCCAGCCCTGGGTGGTGAGCCAGTCGATGACCTCGGCCACGCGCTCGTCGTGCCAGCATTTGAAAAGCCAGCGCGAGGTGGGATGGACGACGACGAGTTTTTCCAGTGAAACCTGGTTTGCCGCCAGCCAGTCGCGTGCTTCTTGATCTTCAGCTGGCGTGGGCGGGAAGTCGGGATGGATCTCGTAATGCGGGATGCCCATGCGTGTGAGGAACTCGCGCTCGTGCTCCATCACGTGGTGGTTGCGGTCGGGCTTGCCGCCGTAGTCGGTGAAGATATGGGGCTTGAGCTTGGAGCCTGCGGTGACCTGGATGGCCCAGCGGCGGCTGGCGCGGCTGAGGGCGGCGTACCACATGGCGCGGTCGCTCCAAGTAAAGTCCACCACGAGGTCGTAGCCGCCGGAGGCCACGGCGCGGGCGACGCGAAGCTCATCGCGCACACGGGCCAGGCCCTTCAGTTTGCGGGGGGATTCGATGACTGAATGAATCCAGTCAAAACCAGCGATGAGGTCGCGGCTGCCGGGGGAGACGATGACGTCCAGCTCTGCGGTGGGAAAGGCCTGGTGCAGGGCGCGGAAGGCGGGCACGCCACAGATGACATCGCCCAGATGCTTGTTCTTGATCGCGAGTATGCGTTGGGGCTGCCAGGAACTGCTCACGGTGTGTCGCGTTTGAGCCTTGCCGCCTCGGGTTGTTCCAGAAGGCGGTCCAGCAGTGTGATGAAGCGTTCTTCCGGGAAATGCCAGTTGCCGCGTGAGGCGACGTTTTCGCCCGAAATAAAGGAGATGGCCTGATTGCCGCACATGCGTGCCAGCTGGGTGCCATGAGCCGAGGAGTAAACCTGCTGGGTGGTGGTGCCCGGGACGAGCATGGCCAGCAAGGTGTTCTGGCAGAAGAGCACATTGCAGAGGCCCTGGCCGATCGGCCCCATGACGAGAGGTGCAGCGCGGAACATGCCGATCTGGTCGGGCAGCGAATGTTCGCCCAGGCGTATCACATCGACGGGGCCAATTTTGCTGCGAAGGATTTCCACGATGCGCTCTTCATTGAGCAGTTGTTTGTCAGGTGCATCACGCCGGGTGACGAAGAGCGGGCGGCCGGGGCCGTCTTTGACCGGGTAGCTGGCGGCGCAGTCTGAAAGCTCGGCGTAGAACTGAGGCGGGCAGAGACCCGGCTTTCCATACAGATTGGGCACAAAGATGAGGTCATCCACCTGCATGGTGCCGCGGGTGCCTTCGATGATTTTGGATGGATCCAGCCCGGCCCAGGTGATGTAGCGTGCCTGCCAGCGCGAATGGCCGGGAGCCACGAGCAGGCGGTAGTCCGGCAGGGAGCGCAGGTAATCCCGTGCCGCCATGAGACGTGGCAGATGCTGAAGCATGAAGTGGCCGCGGTTGTCGTGATTGCGGCCTGTCAGGTGAAAGACGGGGCCTTTGATCCGGGTGGCTCCGAGTTTCAAAGGGCGTGAAATCTTCAGCTTCTGCAGGTCGTAGGGCTGCACCCAAGGGGTGAAGAGGCTGCCATCCTTGAGGAAGACCTGCCCCTGGTCTCCGGTGAGCCAGACATCACGCAGCCGGTATAGTTCGGCGGCGGGCCAGTCAAAATCAAACGTGGCGTTTTCAGGTCCGTTGACGCGGATTTCCAGGGGGTTGGTATCACTGCGACTGCCAGCCGGGATCATGACGCGGTGCTCCTGCAGTCCGGCCGCCGTCTCTCCCTCCGCCGTCTTCAACCTGCCTCCTGCCAGTCTAAGGGCCAGATTGTATGCATCAAGGATGCTGCGGGAGACGGATTTCATGAATGCGGGCCATCTCTAACGTGAGTGATGGGGGTGTGCAAATCAAATGCCCTGGGCAGCGGGCAAGGTGTGTGGTAGGCTGTAAGCGTGTGTGCGGAGGAGTTTGAACGAGGATGTGAGAATGCGGGCGGGGCGGCGTGGACTGGCTTTTTGGTTGAAGACGAATGACTCCTAGTGTTTGGGTCATCTCATGATCATTTTGCACAATCTCAACAAGGCTGACGCCAGCCCTGCTGCGCGAGCTGTGCCGCAGGTGCCGGGAAAGGGCTGTCGGCGATGAAGGTGGCGCACGTTTTCGTGACCATGCCGGTGGGCGGTGCTGAGGATCTGGTGCTTTCCATCATCAGGCATCCCACGCCAGAAGGGCGGGCAGAGGCCGTGTGCATTCGTGACCTGGGAGTGGCGGGTGCGGCAGCCGTGCAAGACGGCCTGCCGGTGACGCTGCTGCCTCTGCTGAAAGGAAAGGGCAAGCGCTTCAGCCCGGCGGCCGTGTGGAAGCTTTCCCGCTGGCTCAAGCGGGAGCGTTTTGAAATGGTGCACACACAGGTTTACAATGCCCACGTCTATGGCGTGCTGGCAGCCTGGCTGGCGGGCATTCCCTCGATCATGCACCATCAGAAGACGTTCAACCGTGAACGCCGCCGCCGGTGGTGGACGATGCGGGCGCTCTCCTGGCTGGCGGCCAGACAGGTGACTCTGTCCGAACAGACGCGCGGCGATGTGATGCAGGCGCTCGGCGTCTCCGCTGACAAAACCGCCGTGCTGCCGAACTTTGTGGATGGCAGCGTCTATACACCACCGCAGGATCGTGCCGCACTGCGTGCCAGCCTGGGGCTTCCCGTGGATGCTCCGCTGGTGGGCGGCATCGCCTCCCTGAACTCGCAAAAGAACCACGCCGCCACCGTGCGCATGATGCATGGCTTGCTGCAGCGGCTGCCGGAGGCGCGGGGGCTGATCTTTGGTGAAGGGCCGCTGCGCGGTGAACTGCAGGCGCAGATCGACTCTCTCGGAATCGCCGGGCGTCTGACGCTGGCGGGCAACAAGCGGCCGGTCGTACCGTGGCTGCAGGCGCTGGATGTGATGCTGCTTCCCTCCACGTGGGAAGGCCAGCCGCTGGTGATCCTGCAGGCGCTGGCCTGTGGTGTTCCCATTGTTTCCAGCCGCATCGAAGGAAACACAGCCGTGCTCGGCGAGGATGATCCCGGGATGTTTGATCTGGGCGATGACGCCGGCTACACAGACCGTGTACATTCCATCTTGACTGACCCCTCGTTCCGCCTGTCTGTGGTGCAGCACCAGCAGCGCATTCAGGCGGCCCAGCCTACGTTTGTGGATTTCCTGCGCCAGCTTGACTGCATCTATCAAAAAGCCGTTTCCGAAGGCTGATCCTATTTTCTTTTCTCATGTCAACACCGCTAAGCAAAAGTGAAATCGCCGAGGGCTATGATGAGATCGCGGAAAAACTCGCGATGTCTCCCAAGTTTTACCGTTTGTGCGCGAGTCTGGCAGCGCCGCTGCTGCCTGCACAGGGTGCCGTGCTGGACATCGGCTGCGGCCAAGGCTGGCAGCTGGCTGAAATTCGCAAGCTTCGTCCTGAGGCCCGTCTTTTCGGCATGGACATCTCTCCCAAGCTGGTAAGCCTGGCACGCGAACACGTCCCCGGAGCGCAGGTGGAGACTGGAGACGCTGACAAGCTGTCCTATCCTGCGGACTCCTTTGACGTCGTCGTCATGACGGAGGTGCTGGAGCACCTTTCCGACCCTGTGCTGGCACTGGGCCAGATCCGTCAGGTTCTGAAATCTGGCGGCTGGATGCTCATCACCGTGCCGAATCGTGACTGGTTCCGCTATGAGTGGTACCTGAACAACCGCCGCCGTTACCAGCCGGTGGATGATCAGTGGTACCGTGTGGCGGAAATCACGGGATTCATTCAGCAGGCCGGCTTTGAGTTGAAACGGATTACCGGCGCGGAGAATTTATACTTTGGGGGCGGTGTGCCGAGATTGCTGGAAAAGCTGGCGCTCAAGCTCTGCCCGCCTTTGCAGCGGCGGATGAAGCGTGCGCTGTATCTTGCCCGCAAGCCTTTGGCTTCCTAGCCCCACCTCTGGATGGAAGACCCACTGAACCAGGAAACATATGGTCTGCTCGACAGCGGCGGCGGACGCGTGCTGGAAAAGCTCGGCGCGCTGGTGGCATCGCGCGGCTGTCATGCGGCGTGGTGGCGGCGCAAGCTGCCCGCTGCGGAGTGGCGCAAGTCGGTGGAGCTGAAGAAAGAGCTGAAGGAGCCGATGAAACTGCGGATCGGCACGCTACGCTTTCTGCTCTCAGCGCAGGGTGGCGTGCGTGTGCTGGCACCGGAGCTGCAGGAGCTGTGGGCGCAGACCGGGCAGATGTGCGCGGCTTTTACTGAGCAGCAGAGGCGACCGGCGCGTGTGCTGAACCTCTTTGGCGGCAGTGCAGGCGGATTCACGCTGGCTGCGGCACAGGCGGGTGCGGCGGTGGCGCATGTGGAGGCCTCTGCGGATGCCATCAAGCATGCGCGCGAGCATGCAGCCATCAACACGCTGGCGAATCGTGACATCCGCTGGGTGGTGGATGATCCGGTGAAATTTGCGCAGCGCGAACGCACGCAGGCGGGGCGCTATGATTTGATCATCGTGGACCCGCACACACCGAAGGACGCCAAGCGCGGCTTTGAGCTGGAGCGGGATCTGGGCGCGCTGCTGGCGACAGTGAGCGGCCTGCTGTCTGACAAGCCGGTGGGAGTCCTTTTGTGCTGCAGGCAGGGAGCGGTGTCTCCCACCACGCTGAAGCATCTGATGCGGCAGGAGTTCAGCATTTTCGGCGGCAGTGTGGGCGGCGGAGAGATCCTGCTCAAAGGGGCGGAAGGCGTGCCTGAAGTGCCGTGCGGCGTGTATGCCACGTGGCGCAAAACGGCGTGACCGAGGCGAAGTGAAGCAGAGCCAGATTGTCGGGATGGCTTGAAGGTATTTGAATATACCTTCAGTGGCGGGCTGTGAGCGTGGGAGAACCTTTGAAGCTGGAAACGTCAGGGATGCGTTGATCGGCCAACCAGTTTCTTTTCGCAAGCCCATGAAAATCAGTCAACAGGTCCGTTCAGACTCAGGAGTTACCCTGGCTGAGCTGCTCGTTGTGATTCTGATTCTAGGGATTCTGGGTACGATCGTGGTGCCCAACATGGGGTTTCTGACGGTGGAAGCGGACAAGGTGAAAGACAAACGCAACGCTCAGAACATCATGCTGGCCTACAGCACCGGAGTGGCGGCGGGAGTGAGCTGGCCAGCAGGAGATGTAGCCACGCAGGTGGCGGCCGTGATTGTGGGGCGGAAGCCAGCGGGGGGACCGATGGCCCGCATGACGTTTCAGTCGGCGGTCGGTGTCGATGATGTGGCGGCCACGTATCAATATATTGGAGTGCGCAGCACCGGGGAGCTGTATTTTGACTCGACAGGCGGACAGAGCACGAGCGGGCACTGAGAAGACAGAACGAGATAAGCTCAACTCAGCGTTAAAAGCTGCGTGTGGCGGCGTTTGTAGCTGCTTCATGAAATACTCCGTCTTTTTTTCCCTGTCTCTGTGGGTGGTGGCTGCGCAGGCGCAGCTCAGCCCGAATGGCGCCACGGCCTCGTTTAAAGGCAGCCTGCCGCCGAAGCCCACGGCGGCGCTTTCCGCCGAGCAGGAGGCGGGCCTGGCCAAGGAGCTGGCGGAGGTGACTAAGGCTTTTGAGGCGGTGAAGAATCACCCCCGTGCGGCGGATGCGGACATCTTTCTGAAGGCGGTGCGCTATGCGCTGGAGTTTCACGAGTGGTATGACAAGAAGCCGGAGGACGGGGTGAAGAAGGCCACCGCTTTGCTCGAAGAAGCGAAGAAGCGCATCGCAGCACTTGGCAAAAATGAAACGCCGTGGATGAAGGGCAGCGGGCAGAAGGTGCTGGGGTACTACTCGAAGATCGACGACTCACCGCAGCCGTATGGCGTGGAGATTCCTGAGGGGCTGGAGCTGGGTGCGGGCAAAAAGCCGGTGCCGATGTGGATCTGGCTGCATGGCCGTGGAGACACCGCCACGGATCTGCCGTTTGTGTATTCCAGGCTGATGGCGAAGAAGCCGGGGCAGTTTCAGCCGGCGGGGACGATCGTGATTCATCCCTTCGGACGCTACTGCAACGGCTGGAAGAGCGCGGGGGAGACGGATGTGTTTGAGTGCCGGGATGATGCGATCTCCCGCTTCAATGTGGATACAAACCGCGTGGCGCTGGCGGGCTTTAGCATGGGCGGCGCGGGGGCGTGGCACATGGGCGCGCATTATCCCGACCAGTGGGCCTGCGTGCATACCGGCGCGGGCTTTGCAGATGTGAAGCGCTACCAGAAGCTGACACCGGAGAAGTACCCTGTGTGGTATGAGCAGGCGATGTGGGGCGTGTATGACGTGCCTGACTATGCGAGGAATTTTTTCAATGTGCCGCTGATCAGCTACAGCGGCGAGGTGGATGCGCAGCGTGACTCCGCCGAGTACATGATGGAGGTGCTGGCGAAGGAGGACATCCACCCGCCGCATCTCATCGGCCCGGGCATGCCGCACAAGTATCATCCCGAGACGATCAAGGAAGTGCAGGCGTGGATCGAGAAGGCTGTGGCGAAGGGGCGCGATCTCTTCCCGAATGAAGTGCACATCCAGACCAAGACGCCGTTTTATGGCCGTGTGAAGTGGCTGAACCTGCACGGCATGGAGGAGAGCTGGAAGGAGGCGCGGCTGGATGCGAAGGTGGTCGACGGGCAGACGATCGAGATGAAGTCG
This DNA window, taken from Prosthecobacter vanneervenii, encodes the following:
- a CDS encoding class I SAM-dependent methyltransferase; translated protein: MTVQTIQPADLEAILGEPVSERLKQRLAEFDLRFTEITPQERDQYILEAVRALVNPEIKVAGEHRIGDWERGWGENFDIFCKTGNPDAAVPLYFGKHPIVRWRRRWVRPVSESFDYRIICLLVEYAMERYMKDAAGIYEFGCGPGYHLLRARKINPTARLVGLDWTTASQKILNGMAASGIDPNLEGRNFDFYHPDETLEFLPNSVAYSVAALEQVGPRHEEFIQFMLRKKPELVVHFEPIDEVLEKDDLHDQLSVLYSNKRNYLRGYLPRLEELEREGRLTIHRKQRVHSGSFFIEGHSLIVWSPNR
- a CDS encoding GDP-L-fucose synthase family protein, yielding MARYLVTGSAGMLGSSLRRLLGEEGAVYLTREDADLTNFEATAALFRTHKPEYVIHCAAVVGGIGSNSVHSGEYFRHNILINLNVLEAARKTGVKRLISFMSTCVFPDKTEYPLKETNLHNGAPHPSNFGYAYAKRMLEVQSSAYRKEWNCDFIVAIPTNMYGPCDDFALEGGHVIPSLIHRCFLRQQEGADLPAWGSGAPLREFVYVDDIARLALWALEHYREEDPIIFSSGIERSIKELVEIVADKMKFTGKIIWDPTKPDGQFRKPSDTTKLRRYLPDFQFTPLDEGIEKSVEWFKANYPNIRQ
- a CDS encoding transketolase, coding for MKDAGFVSATVNQPGIEAQIRGIRENIIRAASTAGEGHIASAFSILDILYVLYHGILRHDPARPQDPQRDRFVLSKGHASLGIYGILAERGFFPKEELNTFASSSGRLGGHPDSRKVPGVEASTGSLGHGMPMAAGMALGLKIRASDSRVVCIVGDGECNEGAVWEAALLAAHHQLGNFTCIVDYNHSGDRALMLGDLSAKFRSFGWETTEIDGHDHEQIRAALEPRGGSVPRAIIANTIKGHGCKEMENNPAWHHKAPKAEELEALLAQLT
- a CDS encoding NAD-dependent epimerase/dehydratase family protein, encoding MSSSYFHEDAGIALEGVPREPLQDCRVLLTGASGVVGIHMAAAFRRLIDEGSKLRLQVTFQSPVTGVIAEMLDHPQISIRRGDLTDPTFRRSLDEAEVILHAAGYGQPGRFLENPGKTIRLNTEATLDLLDKVPSGGRFLFVSTSELYVGLPAGEPNSEDRIGTTNTTHPRACYIEGKRCGEAACNAARASGIHAVSGRLALAYGPGAHSHDRRVLYTFIEKALRQGQITMMDHGDARRIYCYAPDAVRIMLRAVLEGREPIYNVGGRGVLLIREVAEKIGAQLGVPVRLPETARPLEGAPAEVGLDMGLYEREFGPLKYVDFDEGLRRTIAWHRREQPAAA
- a CDS encoding transketolase family protein, with protein sequence MRKQFVTTTERLLDEDERVVVLLGDIGVFAFRNAFKKHPQRVLNIGILEQATVSVAAGLAKEGFIPLFHSIAPFVVERAFEQIKVDFGYQQLGGNFVSVGGSYDYAALGCSHHCPGDVSLMQAVPGVEIIVPGHPSELDALMSQTYASGHPTYYRLSERSNRSALPVTFGKAEVIRSGKGPTVVTVGPFLDRVLEALDGTDATILYYTTVTPFDASTLQQHAGDGRILCVEPFYEGTLTASITQALRGKRIALSSMGVPRQFLTSYGHADYHDRACGLLPADIRARYDELLHV
- the rfaQ gene encoding putative lipopolysaccharide heptosyltransferase III — translated: MSSSWQPQRILAIKNKHLGDVICGVPAFRALHQAFPTAELDVIVSPGSRDLIAGFDWIHSVIESPRKLKGLARVRDELRVARAVASGGYDLVVDFTWSDRAMWYAALSRASRRWAIQVTAGSKLKPHIFTDYGGKPDRNHHVMEHEREFLTRMGIPHYEIHPDFPPTPAEDQEARDWLAANQVSLEKLVVVHPTSRWLFKCWHDERVAEVIDWLTTQGWQPVVTCGPSNDELKRARNIVSLVRQPCLSRLGDMRLRHLAAFMRQARFFFGMDSAPSHMASAVGVPAFILFGPSQVRRWRPFGDQHTVLHRDCACIAVRGAELACDKTQIVKCMSAISVAEVTSAIQSRFRLAA
- a CDS encoding class I SAM-dependent methyltransferase, yielding MSDSFNVVNFASADERERRKAMTSLIENCPIPPEERMDNMGLFLSSKTWARLKFMDFIYQKIVELPGVVMEFGTRWGQNVATFAALRGIYEPFHRHRKIIAFDTFAGFPHTANQDGDGGIMRQGGYSVTDGYKEYLTKILEFHEAENPLSHIRKFELVQGDVCETLPVYLEQHQETIVALAYFDLDLYAPTKKCLELLKPRLTKGSVLGFDELNEHATPGETLAVMEALGLGNISLRRLPYTSRTCYCVIE